A DNA window from Pseudomonas wuhanensis contains the following coding sequences:
- the rpoH gene encoding RNA polymerase sigma factor RpoH, translated as MTNSLQPAYALVPGANLEAYVHTVNSIPLLTPEQERELAESLYYEQDLGAARQMVLAHLRFVVHIARSYSGYGLAQADLIQEGNVGLMKAVKRFNPEMGVRLVSFAVHWIKAEIHEFILRNWRIVKVATTKAQRKLFFNLRSQKKRLAWLNNEEVHRVAESLGVEPREVREMESRLTGHDMAFDPAAEADDDSAFQSPANYLEDHRYDPARQLEDADWSDNSNHNLHEALEVLDDRSRDILYQRWLAEEKATLHDLAQKYNVSAERIRQLEKSAMNKLKLSIAA; from the coding sequence ATGACCAATTCTTTGCAGCCTGCATATGCTCTGGTCCCGGGTGCGAACCTGGAGGCCTATGTGCACACGGTGAACAGCATTCCATTGCTGACGCCGGAGCAGGAGCGTGAACTGGCCGAGAGTCTCTATTATGAGCAGGATTTGGGGGCGGCTCGGCAGATGGTGCTCGCCCACCTGCGTTTTGTCGTACACATTGCCCGTAGCTATTCCGGCTACGGCCTGGCCCAGGCTGACCTGATCCAGGAAGGCAACGTCGGCCTGATGAAAGCGGTCAAGCGTTTCAACCCGGAAATGGGTGTTCGCCTGGTGTCCTTTGCGGTGCACTGGATCAAGGCGGAAATCCACGAGTTCATCCTGCGCAACTGGCGGATCGTGAAAGTCGCGACCACCAAGGCTCAGCGCAAGCTGTTCTTCAACCTGCGCAGCCAGAAGAAACGTCTGGCCTGGCTGAACAACGAGGAAGTCCATCGCGTGGCGGAAAGCCTCGGCGTAGAGCCGCGGGAAGTGCGCGAGATGGAAAGTCGCCTGACCGGCCATGACATGGCTTTCGACCCGGCCGCGGAAGCGGACGACGACAGTGCATTCCAGTCGCCGGCCAACTATCTGGAAGACCACCGGTACGACCCGGCCCGTCAACTGGAAGACGCCGACTGGAGCGACAACTCCAACCACAACCTGCACGAAGCGCTTGAAGTGCTGGACGACCGCAGCCGCGACATCCTCTACCAGCGCTGGCTGGCAGAAGAAAAAGCCACGCTGCACGACCTGGCGCAGAAGTACAACGTGTCGGCCGAGCGTATTCGTCAGCTCGAGAAGAGCGCGATGAACAAGCTCAAGTTGTCGATCGCTGCGTAA
- the ftsX gene encoding permease-like cell division protein FtsX, with product MSATRSPKVSERVAPKAADPQPQQKKKRDDDDGPDFSTLFRAWVESHRASLLDSLRRLGKHPIGSFFTCMVMAVALSLPMGLSLLLNNVERLGGSWQRAAQISLYLQLDASPEQGESLREQIKGMPGVADAEYVGRDQALEEFQQQSGLGEALKELPENPLPGVVLVTPNEVDKPALEALRQKLSELPKVQQAQLDLVWVERLAAILKLGDRFVFGLTVLLVSALLLVIGNTIRLHIENRRTEIEVIKLVGGTDSYVRRPFLYMGALYGFGAGILSWGVLAFGLNWLNDAVVGLAGLYGSDFALAGVPVADGLSLLLGAVLLGYIGAWIAVARHLRELAPK from the coding sequence ATGAGTGCAACACGTAGCCCCAAGGTTTCCGAGCGCGTGGCCCCGAAGGCCGCCGATCCGCAACCGCAGCAGAAGAAAAAGCGCGACGATGACGATGGTCCGGATTTCTCTACGCTGTTCCGCGCCTGGGTCGAAAGCCATCGTGCGAGTCTGCTGGACAGCTTGCGCCGCTTGGGCAAACACCCGATCGGCAGCTTTTTCACCTGCATGGTGATGGCGGTTGCCCTCAGTTTGCCGATGGGTCTGTCACTTTTGCTGAATAACGTCGAGCGCCTCGGTGGTTCCTGGCAGCGTGCGGCGCAGATTTCCCTGTACCTGCAACTCGATGCCAGTCCTGAACAAGGCGAGTCGTTGCGCGAGCAGATCAAGGGCATGCCGGGCGTGGCCGACGCCGAATACGTGGGTCGCGATCAGGCGCTGGAAGAGTTCCAGCAGCAGTCTGGACTGGGCGAAGCGCTCAAGGAACTTCCGGAAAACCCGCTGCCGGGCGTGGTCCTGGTGACCCCGAATGAGGTCGACAAACCCGCGCTTGAAGCATTGAGACAAAAACTTTCCGAATTGCCGAAGGTACAACAAGCGCAACTTGATCTAGTCTGGGTCGAGCGTCTGGCAGCCATCCTCAAGCTGGGCGACCGTTTTGTCTTCGGTCTGACCGTGCTTTTGGTTTCTGCATTACTTTTGGTGATAGGCAATACCATTCGTCTTCATATTGAAAACCGCCGCACAGAGATAGAAGTGATTAAACTCGTCGGCGGCACTGACAGCTATGTGCGCAGGCCCTTTCTGTATATGGGTGCGCTTTATGGCTTTGGTGCAGGGATTCTTTCCTGGGGTGTGTTGGCGTTCGGCCTGAACTGGCTGAACGACGCGGTAGTTGGACTGGCCGGTTTGTACGGCAGTGATTTTGCGCTGGCCGGAGTGCCAGTTGCCGACGGTCTATCGCTCTTGCTTGGCGCGGTGCTGTTGGGGTATATCGGTGCATGGATTGCAGTCGCACGCCACCTGCGGGAGCTTGCGCCAAAGTAA
- the trmB gene encoding tRNA (guanosine(46)-N7)-methyltransferase TrmB, with product MTESNDTPIQTEEGEERQHRRIKSFVMRAGRMTEGQQRGLDQGTPLFVLPLADAPVDFDQVFGRSAPRSLEIGFGMGHSLLEMAAASPEQDFIGVEVHRPGVGALLNGVLTQGLTNLRVYDCDAIEVLNRCIADNSLDRLMLFFPDPWHKSRHHKRRIVQASFAELVRSKLKVGGILHMATDWEPYAEYMLEVMNVAPGYRNLAEDGKCVPRPAERPITKFERRGERLGHGVWDLKFEKLA from the coding sequence ATGACTGAATCAAACGACACGCCTATCCAGACGGAAGAAGGCGAAGAGCGCCAACACCGCCGCATCAAGAGTTTCGTGATGCGCGCCGGGCGCATGACCGAAGGCCAACAGCGCGGTCTGGACCAAGGCACGCCGCTGTTTGTGCTGCCACTGGCGGACGCGCCGGTGGACTTCGACCAGGTATTCGGTCGCTCGGCACCGCGCTCCCTGGAAATCGGCTTCGGCATGGGCCATTCGCTGCTGGAAATGGCCGCAGCTTCGCCGGAGCAGGATTTCATTGGCGTTGAAGTTCATCGTCCGGGTGTCGGCGCGCTGCTCAATGGCGTGCTGACTCAGGGCCTGACCAACCTGCGTGTCTACGATTGCGATGCGATCGAAGTGCTCAACCGTTGCATCGCCGACAACAGCCTTGATCGCCTGATGCTGTTTTTCCCGGACCCGTGGCACAAGAGCCGTCACCACAAGCGTCGTATCGTTCAGGCATCGTTCGCTGAACTGGTGCGCAGCAAGCTGAAGGTCGGCGGCATTCTGCATATGGCGACCGACTGGGAACCGTACGCCGAGTACATGCTGGAAGTGATGAACGTCGCGCCGGGTTATCGCAACCTGGCCGAAGACGGCAAATGCGTGCCGCGCCCGGCCGAACGCCCGATCACCAAGTTCGAACGCCGCGGCGAACGTCTTGGGCATGGCGTGTGGGATTTGAAGTTCGAAAAACTGGCGTAA
- the mtgA gene encoding monofunctional biosynthetic peptidoglycan transglycosylase: protein MLQLIFRRLTKALLWFAGGSVLLVLLFRVVPPPGTALMVERKIESWFDGEPIDLQRIWKPWDEISDNLKVAVIAGEDQKFPEHWGFDIGAIQAAFAHNERGGSIRGASTLSQQVSKNLFLWSGRSWLRKGLEVWFTGLIEVFWPKQRILEVYLNSVEWDEGVFGAEAAARHHFGVGARSISRQQASLLAAVLPNPRVWSASHPTSYVARRAGWIRQQMSQLGGDSYLLGLNDSRRAPWSQ from the coding sequence ATGCTGCAGTTAATTTTCCGTCGTCTCACAAAGGCCCTGCTCTGGTTCGCGGGCGGTAGCGTATTGCTGGTGTTGCTGTTTCGGGTGGTGCCGCCACCGGGAACGGCGCTGATGGTCGAGCGCAAGATCGAATCCTGGTTCGACGGCGAGCCGATTGACTTGCAGCGCATCTGGAAACCCTGGGATGAAATCTCCGACAACCTGAAAGTCGCGGTGATTGCCGGTGAGGACCAGAAGTTTCCCGAGCATTGGGGCTTTGATATCGGCGCGATTCAGGCGGCGTTTGCGCATAACGAACGCGGCGGCTCGATTCGCGGTGCCAGCACCCTGAGCCAGCAAGTGTCGAAGAACCTGTTTCTGTGGTCTGGCCGCAGCTGGCTGCGCAAAGGCCTGGAGGTCTGGTTTACCGGGCTGATCGAGGTGTTCTGGCCCAAGCAGCGGATTCTTGAGGTGTACCTCAACAGCGTCGAGTGGGATGAAGGGGTGTTTGGCGCCGAAGCGGCGGCTCGGCATCACTTTGGTGTCGGCGCTCGCTCGATATCCCGACAGCAGGCGAGTTTGCTGGCTGCGGTACTGCCGAACCCGCGGGTGTGGAGCGCCAGCCATCCAACCTCTTACGTTGCAAGACGGGCCGGGTGGATTCGCCAGCAGATGAGTCAGTTGGGTGGGGACAGTTATCTGCTCGGGCTCAACGATTCGCGTCGGGCACCTTGGTCTCAGTAA
- a CDS encoding DUF423 domain-containing protein, whose amino-acid sequence MLRGFLMLAAFFGFTGVALGAFAAHGLKSRLAPEYLTIFHTGVTYQLVHTLALLGVALLAAQIPCRLITWAGASFAIGIVLFSGSLYLLTMTGVSKLGIVTPFGGLAFLVGWVCLGLAAWRLS is encoded by the coding sequence ATGTTGCGTGGCTTCCTGATGTTGGCTGCTTTCTTCGGTTTCACCGGCGTAGCCTTGGGCGCATTCGCCGCCCACGGCCTGAAAAGCCGCCTGGCGCCTGAGTATTTGACGATTTTCCATACGGGCGTCACTTATCAACTGGTGCATACCTTGGCGTTGCTGGGTGTGGCGCTGTTGGCCGCGCAGATTCCCTGTCGCCTGATTACCTGGGCCGGAGCGTCATTTGCCATTGGTATTGTGTTGTTTTCCGGCAGCCTGTACCTGCTGACGATGACCGGCGTCAGCAAGCTCGGGATCGTTACACCCTTCGGTGGCCTGGCGTTCCTGGTCGGCTGGGTTTGCCTGGGGCTTGCCGCCTGGCGGTTGAGCTGA
- the thiS gene encoding sulfur carrier protein ThiS, with amino-acid sequence MRIQLNGESLELPDGETVAALLTRLELTGRRVAVELNLDIVPRSQHADTTLNDGDCVEVVHAIGGG; translated from the coding sequence ATGCGCATTCAATTGAACGGCGAATCCCTTGAACTGCCCGACGGTGAAACCGTTGCGGCCCTGCTGACCCGTCTGGAACTGACCGGGCGCCGGGTGGCGGTCGAACTCAATCTGGATATCGTCCCGCGCAGCCAGCATGCCGACACCACGCTGAACGACGGCGATTGCGTCGAAGTGGTCCACGCCATCGGCGGCGGCTAG
- a CDS encoding thiazole synthase, with the protein MSIVRSDKPFVLAGRTYQSRLLVGTGKYRDMEETRLAIEASGAEIVTFAVRRTNLGQNPGEPNLLEVLSPDRYTFLPNTAGCYDAIEAVRTCRLARELLDGHNLVKLEVLADQKTLFPNVIETLKAAEVLVKEGFDVMVYTSDDPIIARQLAEIGCIAVMPLAGLIGSGLGICNPYNLQIILEEAKIPVLVDAGVGTASDATIAMELGCEAVLMNSAIAHAQQPIMMAEAMKHAIVAGRLAYLAGRMPKKLYASASSPLDGLIK; encoded by the coding sequence ATGAGCATCGTTCGTAGCGACAAGCCCTTCGTCCTGGCCGGTCGTACTTACCAGTCGCGTTTGCTGGTAGGCACCGGCAAATACCGCGACATGGAAGAAACCCGTCTGGCCATCGAAGCCTCGGGTGCCGAGATCGTCACCTTCGCCGTGCGCCGCACCAACCTCGGCCAGAACCCGGGCGAACCGAACCTGCTCGAAGTCCTGTCGCCGGATCGCTACACCTTCCTGCCTAACACCGCCGGTTGCTACGACGCCATTGAAGCCGTGCGCACCTGCCGCCTGGCCCGTGAGCTGCTCGACGGCCACAATCTGGTGAAGCTGGAAGTGCTGGCGGATCAGAAAACCCTGTTCCCCAACGTGATCGAAACCCTCAAGGCCGCCGAAGTGCTGGTCAAGGAAGGCTTCGACGTGATGGTGTACACCAGCGATGACCCGATCATTGCCCGTCAACTGGCGGAAATCGGCTGCATCGCGGTCATGCCGCTGGCCGGTCTGATCGGTTCCGGCCTGGGGATCTGCAACCCGTACAACCTGCAGATCATCCTCGAAGAAGCGAAAATTCCGGTGTTGGTGGATGCCGGTGTCGGTACGGCTTCCGACGCCACCATCGCCATGGAACTGGGCTGTGAAGCGGTGCTGATGAACTCGGCCATCGCCCATGCCCAGCAGCCGATCATGATGGCCGAAGCCATGAAACACGCCATCGTTGCAGGTCGCTTGGCCTACCTCGCCGGCCGCATGCCGAAAAAACTCTATGCCAGCGCCTCCTCGCCGCTGGATGGTCTGATCAAGTAA